In Pseudomonas sp. GCEP-101, one DNA window encodes the following:
- a CDS encoding SulP family inorganic anion transporter, whose translation MSASHSVPSAFSQLRHVLPRDLLASVVVFLVALPLCMGIAIASGMPPAKGLVTGIIGGLVVGFLAGSPLQVSGPAAGLAVLVFELVRAHGMAMLGPILLLAGALQLLAGRLRLGCWFRVTSPAVVYGMLAGIGILIVLSQVHVMLDLKPQASGLDNLLAFPSALLSEASGFDAALLGLGTMACMALWDRFKPSRLRMLPGALIGVSLATLASIALQLDVLRVSVPQNLGDAIDWVRPGDLAALLDPTLLLAAVVVAFIASAETLLSAAAVDRMHNGPRSDMDRELSAQGVGNMLCGLVGALPMTGVIVRSSANVQAGARSRASAIFHGLWLLAFVVLLGGLLRQIPIASLAGVLVYTGIKLVDLKALRSLGRYGRMPMLVHAATALAIVATDLLTGVLLGFALTVLKLVFKAARLKINLRYDDTGDGAELRLVGAATFLKVPALSQALQSVKPGTHLRVPLQHLSYIDHACMELLEDWGRSAAASGCRLSIEGNGLRRRVEGRVRALQGAG comes from the coding sequence ATGTCGGCCTCCCACTCTGTTCCATCCGCTTTTTCCCAGCTGCGCCACGTGCTGCCGCGCGACCTGCTCGCGTCGGTGGTGGTGTTCCTCGTCGCCCTGCCGCTGTGCATGGGCATCGCCATCGCCTCGGGCATGCCGCCGGCCAAGGGCCTGGTCACCGGCATCATCGGCGGCCTGGTGGTCGGCTTCCTCGCCGGCTCCCCGCTACAGGTCAGCGGCCCGGCGGCGGGCCTTGCGGTGCTCGTCTTCGAACTGGTGCGCGCCCATGGCATGGCCATGCTCGGGCCGATCCTGCTGCTGGCCGGCGCATTGCAGTTGCTGGCCGGACGCCTGCGCCTGGGCTGCTGGTTTCGCGTCACCTCGCCAGCGGTGGTGTACGGCATGCTCGCGGGCATCGGCATTCTCATCGTGCTGTCGCAGGTGCACGTGATGCTCGACCTCAAGCCGCAGGCGTCCGGGCTGGATAACCTGCTGGCGTTCCCCTCCGCGCTGCTGTCCGAAGCCAGCGGCTTCGATGCGGCGCTGCTCGGGCTGGGCACCATGGCCTGCATGGCACTGTGGGACCGCTTCAAGCCGAGCCGGCTGCGCATGCTGCCCGGCGCGCTGATCGGGGTGAGCCTGGCGACCCTGGCGAGCATCGCGCTGCAGCTGGACGTGCTGCGGGTGAGCGTGCCGCAGAACCTCGGCGACGCCATCGACTGGGTCCGCCCGGGCGACCTGGCCGCCCTGCTCGACCCGACGCTGCTGTTGGCCGCCGTGGTGGTCGCCTTCATCGCCAGTGCCGAAACGCTGCTCTCGGCCGCCGCGGTGGACCGCATGCACAACGGCCCGCGCTCGGACATGGACCGCGAGCTGAGCGCCCAGGGCGTGGGCAACATGCTCTGCGGGCTGGTCGGCGCGCTGCCGATGACCGGGGTGATCGTGCGCAGCTCGGCCAACGTGCAGGCCGGCGCGCGCAGCCGCGCGTCGGCGATCTTCCATGGCCTGTGGCTGCTGGCGTTCGTCGTGCTGCTGGGCGGGCTGCTGCGGCAGATCCCGATTGCCAGCCTGGCCGGCGTGCTGGTCTACACCGGCATCAAGCTGGTGGACCTGAAGGCGCTGCGCTCGCTGGGCCGCTACGGCCGGATGCCAATGCTGGTGCACGCGGCAACGGCGCTGGCCATCGTCGCCACCGACCTGCTGACCGGCGTGCTGCTGGGCTTTGCGCTGACGGTGCTGAAACTGGTGTTCAAGGCCGCCCGGCTGAAGATCAACCTGCGCTACGACGACACCGGCGACGGCGCCGAACTGCGCCTGGTGGGCGCGGCGACCTTCCTCAAGGTGCCGGCGCTGTCCCAGGCGCTGCAGTCGGTGAAGCCGGGCACGCACCTGCGCGTGCCGCTGCAGCACCTGAGCTACATCGACCACGCCTGCATGGAGCTGCTGGAAGACTGGGGCCGCAGCGCCGCGGCCAGCGGCTGCCGGCTATCCATCGAGGGCAACGGCCTGCGCCGCCGCGTGGAGGGGCGGGTGCGCGCGTTGCAGGGCGCGGGCTGA
- the ctaD gene encoding cytochrome c oxidase subunit I has protein sequence MSTVIDHPDHSHAGDHHHGPAKGLMRWVLTTNHKDIGTLYLWFSFCAFLLGGSFAMVIRAELFQPGLQIVEPAFFNQMTTMHGLVMVFGAVMPAFVGLANWMVPLMIGAPDMALPRMNNFSFWLLPAAFGLLVSTLFMPGGGPNFGWTFYAPLSTTFAPHSVTFFIFAIHLMGMSSIMGAINVIATILNLRAPGMTLMKMPLFVWTWLITAFLLIAVMPVLAGCVTMMLMDIHFGTSFFSAAGGGDPVLFQHVFWFFGHPEVYIMILPAFGAVSSIIPAFSRKPLFGYTSMVYATASIAFLSFVVWAHHMFVVGIPLVGELFFMYATMLIAVPTGVKVFNWASTMWQGSLTFETPMLFAVAFVILFTIGGFSGLMLAIAPADFQYQDTYFVVAHFHYVLVPGAIFGIFASAYYWLPKWTGHMYDETLGKLHFWMSFIGMNLAFFPMHFVGLAGMPRRIPDYNLQFADFNMVSSIGAFMFGTTQLLFLFIVIKCIKGGKPAPAKPWDGAEGLEWTIPSPAPYHTFTTPPEVK, from the coding sequence ATGAGTACCGTGATCGATCACCCCGACCATTCTCACGCCGGCGACCACCACCACGGCCCCGCCAAGGGCCTGATGCGCTGGGTTCTGACCACCAACCACAAGGACATCGGCACGCTGTACCTGTGGTTCAGTTTCTGCGCCTTCCTGCTCGGCGGTTCCTTCGCCATGGTGATCCGCGCCGAGCTGTTCCAGCCGGGCCTGCAGATCGTCGAGCCGGCGTTCTTCAACCAGATGACCACCATGCACGGCCTGGTGATGGTCTTCGGCGCGGTGATGCCGGCCTTCGTCGGCCTGGCCAACTGGATGGTGCCGCTGATGATCGGCGCGCCGGACATGGCCCTGCCGCGCATGAACAACTTCAGCTTCTGGCTGCTGCCGGCGGCCTTCGGCCTGCTGGTGAGCACCCTGTTCATGCCTGGCGGCGGCCCGAACTTCGGCTGGACCTTCTACGCGCCGCTCTCCACCACCTTCGCGCCGCACAGCGTGACCTTCTTCATCTTCGCCATCCACCTGATGGGCATGAGTTCGATCATGGGCGCGATCAACGTGATCGCCACCATCCTCAACCTGCGCGCCCCGGGCATGACGCTGATGAAGATGCCGCTGTTCGTCTGGACCTGGCTGATCACCGCCTTCCTGCTGATCGCGGTGATGCCGGTGCTGGCGGGGTGCGTGACGATGATGCTGATGGACATCCACTTCGGCACCAGCTTCTTCAGCGCGGCCGGCGGCGGCGACCCGGTGCTGTTCCAGCACGTGTTCTGGTTCTTCGGCCACCCCGAGGTGTACATCATGATCCTGCCGGCGTTCGGTGCCGTCAGCTCGATCATCCCGGCCTTCAGCCGCAAACCGCTGTTCGGCTACACCTCGATGGTCTACGCCACCGCCTCGATCGCCTTCCTGTCCTTCGTGGTATGGGCGCACCACATGTTCGTGGTGGGCATCCCGCTGGTGGGCGAGCTGTTCTTCATGTACGCGACGATGCTGATCGCCGTGCCCACCGGGGTGAAGGTGTTCAACTGGGCGTCGACCATGTGGCAGGGCTCGCTGACCTTCGAGACGCCGATGCTGTTCGCCGTGGCCTTCGTCATCCTGTTCACCATCGGCGGCTTCTCCGGCCTGATGCTGGCCATCGCCCCGGCGGACTTCCAGTACCAGGACACCTACTTCGTGGTGGCGCACTTCCACTACGTGCTGGTGCCCGGCGCGATCTTCGGCATCTTCGCCTCGGCCTACTACTGGCTGCCGAAGTGGACCGGCCACATGTACGACGAGACCCTGGGCAAGCTGCATTTCTGGATGAGCTTCATCGGCATGAACCTGGCGTTCTTCCCGATGCACTTCGTCGGTCTGGCCGGCATGCCGCGGCGGATTCCGGACTACAACCTGCAGTTCGCCGACTTCAACATGGTCTCGTCCATCGGCGCCTTCATGTTCGGCACCACGCAGCTCTTGTTCCTGTTCATCGTCATCAAGTGCATCAAAGGCGGCAAGCCGGCACCGGCCAAACCGTGGGACGGCGCGGAAGGCCTGGAATGGACCATTCCCTCGCCGGCGCCCTACCACACCTTCACCACGCCTCCGGAAGTGAAGTAA
- a CDS encoding twin transmembrane helix small protein has protein sequence MLKAAIVLLLLATVVSLFSGLFFLVKDEGHGSRVVNALTVRVTLAALTLALIAWGFFSGQLGSSAPWHF, from the coding sequence GTGCTCAAAGCTGCGATCGTTCTGTTGTTGCTGGCGACCGTCGTCAGCCTGTTCAGTGGCCTGTTCTTCCTGGTCAAGGACGAGGGCCATGGTTCGCGGGTGGTCAACGCACTGACCGTGCGGGTCACCCTTGCCGCCCTGACACTCGCTCTCATCGCCTGGGGCTTCTTCAGCGGCCAACTCGGCAGCTCGGCCCCCTGGCATTTCTAG
- the coxB gene encoding cytochrome c oxidase subunit II, with protein MLRHPRVWMGFLLLLAFSQANAAWTVNMAPGATEVSRNVFDLHMTIFWICVVIGIVVFGAMFWSMIVHRRSTGQQPAHFHESTTVEILWTVIPFLILVVMAVPATKTLIHMYDTSEPELDVQVTGYQWKWQYKYLGQDVEFFSNLATPQDQIHNKADKDEHYLLEVDNPLVLPAGVKVRFLVTSSDVIHSWWVPAFAVKRDAIPGFVNEAWTKVDQPGIYRGQCAELCGKDHGFMPIVVDVKSKPDFDKWLAERKEEAAKLKELTSKEWTKEELVARGDKVYHTICAACHQPEGQGMPPMFPALKGSKIVTGPKEHHLETVFNGVPGTAMAAFGKQLSEVDIAAVITYERNAWGNNDGDMVTPQEVVAYKQKQQ; from the coding sequence ATGCTGCGACATCCACGAGTCTGGATGGGCTTCCTTTTGCTCTTGGCTTTCAGTCAGGCAAACGCCGCCTGGACGGTCAACATGGCCCCCGGTGCGACGGAAGTCAGCCGTAACGTTTTCGATCTGCACATGACGATCTTCTGGATCTGCGTGGTCATCGGCATCGTCGTCTTCGGCGCGATGTTCTGGTCGATGATCGTCCACCGCCGGTCCACCGGGCAGCAGCCCGCGCATTTCCACGAGAGCACCACGGTGGAAATCCTCTGGACCGTCATTCCCTTCCTGATCCTGGTGGTGATGGCCGTCCCGGCCACCAAGACGCTGATCCACATGTACGACACCTCGGAGCCCGAGCTGGACGTGCAGGTCACCGGCTACCAGTGGAAGTGGCAGTACAAGTACCTGGGCCAGGACGTGGAGTTCTTCTCCAACCTCGCCACGCCGCAGGACCAGATCCACAACAAGGCCGACAAGGACGAGCACTACCTGCTGGAGGTGGACAACCCGCTGGTGCTGCCGGCCGGGGTCAAGGTGCGCTTCCTGGTCACCTCCAGCGACGTGATCCACTCCTGGTGGGTGCCGGCCTTCGCGGTCAAGCGCGACGCCATCCCCGGCTTCGTCAACGAGGCCTGGACGAAGGTCGACCAGCCCGGCATCTACCGCGGCCAGTGCGCCGAACTGTGCGGCAAGGACCACGGCTTCATGCCCATCGTGGTGGATGTGAAGTCCAAGCCGGACTTCGACAAGTGGCTGGCCGAGCGCAAGGAAGAGGCCGCCAAGCTCAAGGAGCTGACCAGCAAGGAATGGACGAAGGAAGAGCTGGTCGCCCGCGGCGACAAGGTCTACCACACCATCTGCGCCGCCTGTCACCAGCCTGAAGGCCAGGGCATGCCGCCGATGTTCCCGGCGCTCAAGGGCTCGAAGATCGTCACCGGGCCCAAGGAGCACCACCTGGAGACCGTGTTCAACGGCGTCCCGGGCACGGCCATGGCGGCCTTCGGCAAGCAGCTCTCGGAGGTCGACATCGCCGCGGTGATCACCTACGAGCGCAACGCCTGGGGCAACAACGACGGCGACATGGTGACCCCGCAAGAGGTGGTCGCCTACAAGCAGAAACAACAATAA
- a CDS encoding carbonic anhydrase — protein sequence MNDKTHGEDHAHESADEALRHIVEGFRQFRHEVFPQQEELFKKLAHAQNPRAMFITCADSRIVPELITQSSPGDLFVTRNVGNVVPPYGQMNGGVSTAIEFAVMALGVQHIIVCGHSDCGAMKAVLAPQTLEGMPTVKAWLRHAEVARTVVAQTCGCATQEHLGVLTEENVVAQLDHLKTHPSVAARLASGQLFIHGWVYDIETSAIKAYDAQEGRFRALDGEGPTPSATPRARYSPQ from the coding sequence ATGAACGACAAAACGCACGGTGAGGATCACGCCCACGAGTCCGCTGACGAGGCGCTGCGCCATATCGTCGAGGGCTTCCGCCAGTTCCGCCATGAGGTCTTCCCGCAACAGGAAGAGCTGTTCAAGAAGCTGGCCCACGCGCAGAACCCGCGCGCCATGTTCATTACCTGCGCCGACTCGCGCATCGTTCCCGAGCTGATCACCCAGAGCTCGCCGGGCGACCTGTTCGTGACCCGCAACGTCGGCAACGTGGTGCCGCCCTACGGCCAGATGAACGGCGGCGTATCCACCGCCATCGAGTTCGCCGTCATGGCGCTGGGCGTGCAGCACATCATCGTCTGCGGCCACTCCGACTGCGGCGCGATGAAGGCGGTGCTGGCACCGCAGACCCTGGAAGGCATGCCGACAGTAAAAGCCTGGCTGCGCCACGCCGAAGTGGCCCGCACCGTGGTCGCCCAGACCTGCGGTTGCGCCACCCAGGAACACCTGGGCGTGCTCACCGAGGAAAACGTCGTGGCCCAGCTGGACCACCTGAAGACCCACCCGTCGGTGGCTGCGCGCCTGGCTTCCGGCCAGCTGTTCATCCACGGCTGGGTGTATGACATCGAGACCAGCGCCATCAAGGCCTACGACGCCCAGGAAGGCCGCTTCCGCGCCCTCGACGGCGAAGGCCCGACGCCCAGCGCGACGCCCCGCGCTCGCTACTCCCCGCAGTAA
- a CDS encoding PA0069 family radical SAM protein: protein MSTSLPPRGRGTASNPHNRFAPTTSEPVDNDWYDEVPKPQVTEIRTERAKTVISRNQSPDLPFDRSINPYRGCEHGCIYCYARPSHAYWDLSPGLDFETRLIAKTNAAEVLEEELSRKGYVCAPINLGANTDPYQPIERQQRLTRQILEVLLRFRHPVTIVTKGSLILRDLDLLAELAQHRLVAVMISLTTLDDELKRILEPRAAAPSARLRAIRVMREHGIPVGVLCSPMIPMVNDRELEALLEAAHDAGAQSANYMMLRLPREVGPLFEEWLAAHYPQRASHVMSLIRQVRGGEIYDSRFGHRFRGEGPFAELLAKRFEVALRRLGLNRRGDFGLDCTAFAPPRSQMSLF, encoded by the coding sequence ATGAGCACGTCCCTTCCACCCCGCGGCCGGGGCACCGCCAGCAATCCGCACAACCGCTTCGCGCCAACCACCTCGGAGCCTGTGGATAACGACTGGTACGACGAGGTACCCAAGCCCCAGGTGACCGAAATCCGCACGGAGCGGGCGAAGACGGTGATCTCGCGCAACCAGTCGCCGGACCTGCCTTTCGACCGCTCCATCAACCCCTATCGGGGCTGCGAGCATGGCTGCATCTACTGCTATGCGCGGCCCAGCCATGCCTACTGGGACCTGTCGCCAGGGCTGGATTTCGAGACCAGGCTGATCGCCAAGACCAATGCCGCCGAGGTGCTCGAAGAGGAGTTGAGCCGCAAGGGCTACGTCTGTGCGCCGATCAACCTGGGGGCCAATACCGACCCCTACCAGCCCATCGAGCGCCAGCAGCGGCTGACCCGGCAGATACTCGAGGTACTGCTGCGCTTCCGCCACCCGGTGACCATCGTCACCAAGGGTTCGCTGATCCTGCGTGACCTGGACCTGCTGGCCGAACTGGCGCAGCACCGGCTGGTGGCAGTGATGATCAGCCTGACCACCCTGGACGACGAGTTGAAACGCATCCTCGAACCCCGCGCCGCCGCACCGTCCGCACGCTTGCGGGCGATTCGCGTGATGCGCGAACACGGCATCCCGGTGGGCGTGCTGTGCTCGCCGATGATCCCGATGGTCAACGACCGCGAGCTGGAAGCGCTGCTCGAGGCCGCCCACGACGCCGGCGCGCAGAGCGCCAACTACATGATGCTGCGCCTGCCGCGGGAGGTCGGGCCGTTGTTCGAGGAATGGCTGGCGGCGCACTACCCGCAACGGGCGAGCCATGTGATGAGCCTGATCCGCCAGGTGCGCGGCGGGGAAATCTACGACAGCCGCTTCGGCCACCGCTTCCGCGGCGAGGGCCCGTTCGCCGAACTGCTGGCCAAGCGCTTCGAGGTCGCGTTGCGCCGCCTGGGCCTGAACCGGCGCGGCGATTTCGGCCTGGACTGCACGGCCTTCGCGCCACCGCGCAGTCAGATGAGCCTGTTCTGA
- a CDS encoding cytochrome c oxidase subunit 3 — translation MATHDPYYVPAQSKWPIIATIGMLVTMFGVGTWMNDMSAGKDHSHGPWIFFAGGLILAYMLFGWFGNVIKESRGGLYSPQMDRSFRWGMSWFIFSEVMFFAAFFGALFYVRHFVNPWLGGEGHHGISHMLWPQFETGWPQLNNPDNKLFPPPKEVIDPWKLPLINTLLLVTSSFTVTFAHHALKKNHRGPLKLWLAATVALGACFLVLQAYEYHEAYSELGLTLGSGIYGATFFMLTGFHGAHVTIGAIMLSIMLIRIIRGHFDADKHFGFEAASWYWHFVDVVWIGLFIFVYVL, via the coding sequence ATGGCAACCCACGATCCCTATTACGTCCCCGCGCAGAGCAAGTGGCCGATCATCGCCACCATCGGCATGCTGGTGACGATGTTCGGCGTCGGCACCTGGATGAACGACATGAGCGCCGGCAAGGACCATTCCCACGGCCCCTGGATCTTCTTCGCCGGCGGGCTGATCCTGGCGTACATGCTGTTCGGCTGGTTCGGCAACGTCATCAAGGAAAGCCGCGGCGGGCTCTACAGCCCGCAGATGGACCGCTCCTTCCGCTGGGGCATGAGCTGGTTCATCTTCTCCGAAGTGATGTTCTTCGCCGCCTTCTTCGGCGCGCTGTTCTACGTGCGCCACTTCGTCAACCCGTGGCTGGGCGGCGAGGGCCACCACGGCATCTCGCACATGCTCTGGCCGCAGTTCGAAACCGGCTGGCCGCAGCTGAACAACCCGGACAACAAGCTGTTCCCGCCGCCCAAGGAAGTGATCGATCCGTGGAAGCTGCCGCTGATCAACACCCTGCTGCTGGTCACCTCCAGCTTCACCGTGACCTTCGCCCACCACGCGCTGAAGAAGAACCACCGCGGCCCGCTGAAGCTGTGGCTGGCGGCGACCGTGGCGCTGGGCGCGTGCTTCCTGGTGCTGCAGGCCTACGAGTACCACGAGGCCTATAGCGAGCTGGGCCTGACCCTGGGCTCGGGGATCTACGGCGCGACCTTCTTCATGCTCACCGGCTTCCACGGCGCCCACGTGACCATCGGCGCGATCATGCTGAGCATCATGCTGATCCGCATCATCCGCGGGCATTTCGACGCCGACAAACACTTCGGTTTCGAGGCGGCCAGCTGGTACTGGCACTTCGTCGACGTGGTGTGGATCGGGCTGTTCATCTTCGTTTACGTGCTTTGA
- a CDS encoding SURF1 family protein → MQYSQHASDHSPGRATRAFRPGIAPTLVVLALLPVLIGLGFWQLSRAAEKRTLLAAAEAQRQQDPISIAELERQPPRSYVRVRLQGQLDAEHTALLDNRTRNGQAGVEVLQPFFDRVGHQWLLVNRGWVPWPDRRVPPKIETPTHDLLLDAWTYVPSAPGQSPPLASWPRLITEVDAPFLWDQLGREGSPLEIRLEPGDAAFDTDWAIVAMPPERHVGYAVQWFALAIALSALYLYLGIRRARETLDHDRHDPA, encoded by the coding sequence TTGCAGTATAGCCAGCACGCATCTGATCACAGTCCGGGCCGCGCCACCCGCGCCTTCCGGCCCGGCATCGCGCCGACCCTGGTGGTCCTCGCCCTGCTGCCGGTGCTGATCGGCCTGGGCTTCTGGCAACTATCCCGCGCCGCGGAAAAGCGCACCCTGCTCGCCGCCGCCGAAGCGCAGCGCCAGCAGGACCCGATCAGCATCGCCGAGCTCGAACGCCAGCCGCCACGCAGCTACGTGCGCGTGCGCCTGCAAGGCCAGCTCGACGCCGAACACACCGCCCTGCTCGACAACCGCACCCGCAACGGCCAGGCCGGCGTCGAGGTGCTGCAACCCTTCTTCGACCGCGTCGGCCACCAGTGGCTGCTGGTCAATCGCGGCTGGGTGCCCTGGCCCGATCGCCGCGTGCCGCCGAAGATCGAGACACCCACTCACGACCTGCTGCTGGACGCCTGGACCTACGTTCCGTCCGCCCCCGGTCAGAGCCCCCCTCTGGCCAGCTGGCCGCGGCTGATCACCGAGGTGGATGCGCCGTTCCTGTGGGACCAGCTCGGCCGCGAAGGCAGCCCGCTGGAAATCCGCCTGGAGCCGGGCGACGCCGCCTTCGACACCGACTGGGCGATCGTCGCCATGCCGCCGGAGCGCCACGTCGGCTACGCCGTGCAGTGGTTCGCCCTGGCCATCGCGCTGTCCGCCCTCTACCTCTACCTCGGCATCCGTCGCGCACGGGAGACCCTCGACCATGACCGCCATGACCCTGCCTGA
- a CDS encoding cytochrome c oxidase assembly protein has translation MSDGNIETRKLVTRLVIAVVAMFAFGFALVPLYDVMCKALGINGKTSGSAYQGDGQVVDQSREVKIQFVANNNIDMVWEFHPEAEQLVVHPGAVNQMLFVARNPTDKPMTAQAIPSIAPSVAATYFHKTECFCFTQQVLQPGERIEMPVRFIVDRDLPKDVRHLTLAYTLFDITARKPPVASNER, from the coding sequence ATGAGCGACGGCAACATCGAAACGCGCAAGCTGGTGACCCGGCTGGTCATTGCCGTGGTCGCCATGTTCGCCTTCGGCTTCGCCCTGGTGCCGCTGTATGACGTGATGTGCAAGGCACTGGGCATCAACGGCAAGACCTCCGGCAGCGCCTACCAGGGCGACGGCCAGGTGGTCGATCAGTCGCGCGAGGTGAAGATCCAGTTCGTCGCCAACAACAACATCGACATGGTCTGGGAGTTCCACCCCGAGGCCGAGCAACTGGTGGTGCATCCGGGCGCGGTGAACCAGATGCTGTTCGTCGCCCGCAACCCCACCGACAAGCCGATGACCGCCCAGGCGATCCCGAGCATCGCGCCATCGGTGGCGGCCACCTACTTCCACAAGACCGAATGCTTCTGCTTTACCCAGCAGGTGCTGCAGCCGGGCGAGCGCATCGAAATGCCGGTGCGCTTCATCGTCGACCGCGACCTGCCCAAGGATGTGCGTCACCTGACGCTGGCTTACACGCTGTTCGACATCACTGCCCGCAAGCCACCCGTGGCCAGTAACGAGCGCTGA